The following DNA comes from Desulfobaculum xiamenense.
GATGGAGTGCTGGTAGGAGGCGCAAGCCTACAGGCTGACAGCTTCAGCCGGATCGTTAAGGCATAAGAAACCAAATCCGCGCCATTTGCGGGTCCAAGGGAGTTTGATTTGGAATCCTTAGTACTGACTCTGCACATTCTTGCCTGCCTTATCCTCATCGTGCTGGTTCTTCTCCAGTCCGGCAAGGAGGGTATGGGTGTGATCTTCGGCGGCGGTTCGAGCACCGTTTTCGGTTCCACCGGTGCCGGCGGCCTGCTTACCAAGCTGACCGCGTTTCTGGCAGGCCTGTTCCTGGTCACGTCGCTGCTCTACAACGTCCTGATCAGCTCCAAGCCCGCTGGTGATTCCATCATGATGGATGTCCCCGCTGTGACCCAGCCTGCCGACGACATCCAGACGCAGGAGCAGGCGGCCCCCGCTCCCGCGGCGAATACCGACGACATTCCCACCACCGCTGGTGAGAAGACCGCCGAATAGCCACATTGCCGAAGTGGTGGAACTGGTAGACACGCTATCTTGAGGGGGTAGTGGCCGAAAGGCCGTGGGAGTTCGAGTCTCCCCTTCGGCACCATAAAGTTGGAAAAGGGTTGCGCCATAATTGGCGCAACCCTTTCTTTTTGCCGAGAGGGACACCGTCGGGGGCTGGCTTCCCGGCGGACGAGTTGTCCTTTTGGTAAGCCCGTGGCGTCTTGCTGCGGGTTTTTGTGTTTTTGCGATTTGCAGGTGTTGGGTACCGTGTCTGGAGTTTTATGGGGTGTCCGTGGAGGGAGATGCAATGATGATGGCGTTTGGCGCGAGAAGCGTAGGGTGCGTTGGGAACATGGCGAGACGATGGCGGGCGCTTCCCATTCCGAAAGTCTCGCACTTGTCATCATCGCTGAATTTGTCGAATTGTCGTGACTTTTCAGCTTATTACCCTCTGCACCGAATTTGACTCCGCAGGGCTTGTGATGTAAAAGCCTGCGGTTGAATCAAGGTTGGGCTGGCTGCGTGGGTGCGCCAGCCGTTGTTTTCACATTTGTCGCACGCCGTCCGGGGGGGATGGCGTCAGAAGGGGTGTCATGCAACACAGAGATGGTTTCACGTCGAGCATCGGTGTGACCCTGGCTACGCTCGGGTCTGCCGTCGGTCTCGGCAATATTTGGAAATTCCCGTACATGACGGGTATGAACGGCGGCGCGTCGTTCCTGCTCGTGTACATCCTCTGCACGTTCCTCGTCGGCCTTCCGGTCATGATCTCCGAGATTCTGATCGGTCGTCACGTCAAGGCCAACGCCATCACCTGCTACAAGTCCCTGTCGCCCAAGGGCCAGCCGTGGTTCCTGATCGGCGTGGCGGGCGTCGTTTCCGCCTTCCTGATCATGGCCTTCTACACGGAGGTCGCGGGCTGGGTGTTCGCCTACATCTTCAAGAGCATCGGTCTGCTGTTCGTCGGCAATGGCAAGGTTGACGGCGGAGCCATGTTTACCACGCTGGTCTCCGATCCCGTGCAGTCCCTGTTCTGGCAGTGGTTCGTGCTGATCTTCGTCGGCGGTATCATCATGCTGGGCGTGTCCAAGGGTATTGAGGGCACCGTCAAACGCCTTATGCCCATCCTGTTCGTGCTGCTCATCATCATCGGCGTGCGCAGCATGACCCTGCCCGGCGCGTCCAAGGGCCTTGAATTTCTGTTCACGCCGGACTTCAGCAAGATCGACTTCACCGTCGTGCTGATGGCCATGGGCCTTGCCTTCTTCAAGCTGTCCATCGGCATGGGCACCATGACCACCTACGGCAGCTACTACCGTGACGATCAGAATGTTCCCCTGACCACGCTTCGCGTCATGCTGGCCGACCTGACGGTTTCCATGCTTGCGGGCATCGCCGTGTTTCCGGCCGTGTTCGCCTTCGGCTTCGAGCCGGGCGCCGGTCCGTCCCTGCTGTTCATCACCATTCCGTCCGTGTTCGATTCCATGCCCATGGGCGGCGTGTTTCAGGTTCTGTTCTTCGTGCTGACCGCCGTGGCGGCCACCGGAGCCATGCTGTCGCTGCTTGAGGTTCCGGTTGCTTTTGCCATCGAGTCCATGGGTTGGTCCCGCGCGAAGGGCACCGTGGTCACCGTGGTTCTGCTCGGCCTGTTCGGCGCTCCCGCCGCGCTGTCCAGCAGCCTGACCGCAGACGTCACCTTCTTCGGCCTGAACTTCTTCGATCTCTATGACTTCCTGTCCTCCAACGTCCTCATGCCCGCGGGCGGACTGTGCATTTGTCTGTTCGCCGGCTGGATCTGGGGCAAGGCGGCCATTCGCAAGGCCATGTCCAACCACGGGGCGCTCAATACCGACGCCATCTCCAGCATGTTTACCATGCTGGTCCGCTTTGTGACGCCGGTCCTCATCCTTGTGGTTCTGCTCAAGGGCCTGAAAATCTTCTAGCCAAGCTGGAGATTTTCGGATAAATAGTGTTTCCCGAAAGGGAAAACCCCTCGTTGCCGAAGTGGTGGAACTGGTAGACACGCTATCTTGAGGGGGTAGTGGCCGAAAGGCCGTGGGAGTTCGAGTCTCCCCTTCGGCACCAGATTGATGACAAGCCCGTGAAGCGCACAAACGCTTCACGGGCTTTTTCTTTGTCCTTTCACAGCCAGTGGCTAGTGAGCGCAGTGGGCTGGCCGCCCTTTGTGTTGCGCGTTCTTTTGACTTCCCCAGTGTATTCCTTGTGGTGTGTGCCCCCTTTGCGAAATGCGTAGCGGAAGAGCGTTACCCGCGTCTGTAGTCGGTCCGCATTGAGCGGACGAATCGAGAGTGCTATTGTCTGCCGGAAGAGCCCCCAGCGCTCATGCTCGGGCAGGGGGAAGCGAACGAAGGAGTTGGCCATGGCAGACAAGAAACCCGTTGGTTGTGCCCGGCCCACCGGTGGACCGGTGGGGCAGACGGAAGTGGAGACGTCGTCGACGCAGCAAGCCACCCCCCAGCAAGGAGCGAGACCGATGATCAGGATTGGCAGGAAGGCCCCGGATTTTGTGGCCCCGTCCTTTTTCTGCAACGAGTTCACCTCGGTCCAGCTCTCCGACTTCCTTGGGAAGTGGGTGGTGCTGTGCTTCTATCCTGGTGATTTCACTTTTGTTTGAGCGACCGAGATCTCGGCGGTCGCCGAGAAGCATGGTGAGTTCGCAAAGCTGGGGGTGGAGGTCCTGTCCATGAGCACGGACAGCATGTTCGTGCACAAGATGTGGGTGGACCACGAAATTTCGAAGATGGTCTCGTCCGGAACCGTGCCCTTCCACATGCTTTCGGATGCGGGAGGCAAGGTGGGTGAGGTGTACGGCGTGTACGATCCGGATAATGGAGTGGACGTACGCGGGCGTTTCATCATTGATCCCGATGGAATTATCGTCGGGTACGAGGTGCTTACGCCGCCTGTGGGGCGCAACGTTATGGAGACCATCCGTCAGATTCAGGCCTTCCAGTTGGTGCGAGCTTCGGGCGGCGGCGAAGCGACGCCGTCCGGCTGGCGGCCGGGCAAGATGACGCTCAAGCCGGGGCCGGATCTTGTGGGCAAGGTCTGGGAGGCATGGAAGGTGGGGATGGCCTTCGACTGACGGGTTCCCATATTCTGCGGTATCGTTGATGGAAAGGCTCCGGGACGCTCGGGGCCTTTTCGTTTTGAGGCATTGGGAAATGGGGTGCACACTGTGGCGTGCATTGCCGTGCCGTGCACACGCGTCTGCGGAAGAGGAATCCCACTTAGCTGATCGTGAATATGTCCGCGCATTGACGCGTGAAGTGCTGTGGAGTACGAACTGTGCTTTTGAAATCCTGCATGATGCAGAGGTGATTCATGTTGAGTCGTGTGAAGAGGGTCGTGAAGGCGACGAGTTTTTCCATGGCCGGATTGCGGACGGCAATCCGCAAGGAAAAGGCCGTTCAGGATGAACTGCTGATTCTCGTGCCGGTGATCGTCCTCGGCCTGGTGCTTGGGGATGGGGGCGTCGAAAAGGCGCTTCTGATCGGCAGTTGGCTCGTTGTCATCATCGCGGAACTGCTCAATTCGGCAATCGAAGCCGTGACGGACCGCGTGGGCACGGAGTGGAACGAACTGGCCGGGCAGGCGAAGGACATGGGCTCGGCCGCAGTCTTTGTCGCGCTGTGCCTTGCCGGACTTGTGTGGCTGTTGGTGATTTTCGGATGAGCGGAGGGAACGTGATCGGGCAAAGGAAGATGTCGCTGGGCATGGCCGCACTTGCGGCTTTTAGTTTTGTTGCAGGTGTGGCCTACAATCCGCATATGTTCGCGCTCCCTGCTGGGTGGGTTGTGCTGTGCGCGGTTATCATGGCGCTTGTTCATACTGCGCTAACTGTCGTATTCGGCAGGATTCCGTACTTTCGTGGCGCGTTTTTTCCGCTACTGCATGTTTCCTGTTGCGCTGGAGCCTATTTCTATATCGTATTCGGCGTCACGGTGAATTACGATTCCATTGCATGGCTTCTTGAGGCGGATGGGTTCGAGGTCAACAGCTTCCTGACGTGGAAATTGGCGGTGCTGCTGGCGTTTGGCGTCGGCCTTGGCGTGATTCACGCGCGCCTTGCACGGGTGCTGGATGCGCTACCTGTGCGCCGGTACTGCGTACTTGTGCTGGCCGTGCTTGGCGTGACGGCGATTGCCTATCGCGGAAGCTGGTTCATGCTGCAACAGCTGGATCGACAGACGGTGCGCGAGGCGATTGCCATGCAGCGCATCATGCCCATTTCCATTCCCAAGGCGCTACGCATGTATGTGCATGAGGAGCGCAAGATCGAGGAGATGCTCA
Coding sequences within:
- the secG gene encoding preprotein translocase subunit SecG, which produces MESLVLTLHILACLILIVLVLLQSGKEGMGVIFGGGSSTVFGSTGAGGLLTKLTAFLAGLFLVTSLLYNVLISSKPAGDSIMMDVPAVTQPADDIQTQEQAAPAPAANTDDIPTTAGEKTAE
- a CDS encoding sodium-dependent transporter — its product is MQHRDGFTSSIGVTLATLGSAVGLGNIWKFPYMTGMNGGASFLLVYILCTFLVGLPVMISEILIGRHVKANAITCYKSLSPKGQPWFLIGVAGVVSAFLIMAFYTEVAGWVFAYIFKSIGLLFVGNGKVDGGAMFTTLVSDPVQSLFWQWFVLIFVGGIIMLGVSKGIEGTVKRLMPILFVLLIIIGVRSMTLPGASKGLEFLFTPDFSKIDFTVVLMAMGLAFFKLSIGMGTMTTYGSYYRDDQNVPLTTLRVMLADLTVSMLAGIAVFPAVFAFGFEPGAGPSLLFITIPSVFDSMPMGGVFQVLFFVLTAVAATGAMLSLLEVPVAFAIESMGWSRAKGTVVTVVLLGLFGAPAALSSSLTADVTFFGLNFFDLYDFLSSNVLMPAGGLCICLFAGWIWGKAAIRKAMSNHGALNTDAISSMFTMLVRFVTPVLILVVLLKGLKIF
- the prxU gene encoding thioredoxin-dependent peroxiredoxin (Most members of this family contain a selenocysteine.) — encoded protein: MADKKPVGCARPTGGPVGQTEVETSSTQQATPQQGARPMIRIGRKAPDFVAPSFFCNEFTSVQLSDFLGKWVVLCFYPGDFTFVUATEISAVAEKHGEFAKLGVEVLSMSTDSMFVHKMWVDHEISKMVSSGTVPFHMLSDAGGKVGEVYGVYDPDNGVDVRGRFIIDPDGIIVGYEVLTPPVGRNVMETIRQIQAFQLVRASGGGEATPSGWRPGKMTLKPGPDLVGKVWEAWKVGMAFD
- a CDS encoding diacylglycerol kinase — protein: MAGLRTAIRKEKAVQDELLILVPVIVLGLVLGDGGVEKALLIGSWLVVIIAELLNSAIEAVTDRVGTEWNELAGQAKDMGSAAVFVALCLAGLVWLLVIFG